The Streptomyces sp. NBC_00224 genome contains the following window.
GCGATCGAGCTCGCACGTCGTGCGCGCATGCACCGCGAGGATGCCGCGCCACTCGTCCACGAGCATGCGCTCGGACTTCTTGGCCGCCATGGCCGCACGTTAGCAGAGAAGTCGCTCTTTGTTGCACTGTAATTAAATGCACTTGCACTCGATGCATGTGCATGTAGTCTGCTCCGCATGACCTCTCCGCTCAACGTCCCGTCCAGCCAAGAGCGTTGGAGCCCCCGGCTGTGGGGCACCCTGCTGGTGCTCTGCGCCGCGATGTTCCTCGACGCTCTCGACGTCTCCATGGTCGGCGTCGCCCTGCCCTCGATCGCGACCGATCTGGACCTCACCACCTCGACGCTCCAGTGGATCGTCAGCGGCTACATCCTGGGCTACGGCGGCCTGCTGCTCCTCGGCGGCCGCGCGGCCGACCTGATGGGCCGCCGTCAGGTGTTCCTCATCGCGCTCGGCGTCTTCGCGCTGGCCTCACTGCTCGGCGGGGTCGTCGACTCCGGGCCGCTGCTGATCGCCAGCCGCTTCATCAAGGGCCTCAGCGCCGCGTTCACCGCGCCCGCCGGTCTCTCGATCATCACCACGACCTTCAAGGAGGGCCCGCAGCGCAACCGCGCGCTCTCCATCTACACCACCTGCGCCGCCACCGGCTTCTCCATGGGCCTGGTCCTGTCCGGGCTGCTCACCGAGCTGAGCTGGCGCTGGACCATGCTGCTCCCGGCGCCGGTCGCCCTGATCGCCCTGGTCGCGGGCCTCAAGCTCATCCCGCACAGCGACCGCCCCGAGGGCAAGCGCCACTACGACGTGCCCGGCGCCATCACCGGCACCGGCTCGATGCTGCTGCTCGTCTACACCGTCGTCCAGGCGCCCGAGGCCGGCTGGGCCTCCGCCCGTACGCTGCTGTCCTTCCTCGCCGTCGCCGTCCTGCTCACCCTGTTCGTACGGATCGAGCAGCGCACCGCGAGCCCGCTCGTCCGGCTCGGCGTGCTGCGCTCCGGCACCCAGGTCCGCACCCAGCTGGGCGCCGCCGCCTTCTTCGGCTCGTACGTCGGCTTCCAGTTCATGGTCACGCAGTACATGCAGTCGGTGCTCGACTGGACCGCGCTCCAGACCGCGCTGGCGTTCCTGCCCGCCGGTGTGCTCGTCGCCCTCTCCTCGACGATGATCGGGTCGGTCGTCGACCGCTTCGGCACCGCGCGCATCCTCGCCATCGGCTTCGCGGCCCTGGTCCTGGCGTACGCCCTGTTCCTGCGCATCAGCCTCACCCCGCAGTACGCCGCGGTCATCCTGCCGTCGATGCTGCTGCTCGGCGCGGCCTGCGCGCTCGTCTTCCCCTCGCTCAACATCCAGGCCACCAACGGTGTGGACGACAGCGAGCAGGGCATGGTCTCGGGTCTGCTCAACACCTCGATCCAGGTGGGCGGCGCGATCTTCCTGGCCGTGGTGACAGCCGTGATCACCGCGGGCGACCGGGGCGACTCGCCGCAGGACCTGCTCGACAGTTTCCGGCCGGGTCTGATGGTGGTGACCGGCATCGCGCTCGCCGGTCTCCTCATCACCCTGACCGGGCTGCGTACCAAGACCGACCGGCAGACGCTGGTCGTCGCGGGATCGGCCGAGGACGCGGCCGCCACCCAGGAGCCCGCGAAGGTCGCCGTCGGCGACTGACGCCTCCTCGGGGGAGGGTGCGGCCGACGGGTGCTTCTTGCCCGTCGGCCGTATCTGTGT
Protein-coding sequences here:
- a CDS encoding MFS transporter, whose amino-acid sequence is MTSPLNVPSSQERWSPRLWGTLLVLCAAMFLDALDVSMVGVALPSIATDLDLTTSTLQWIVSGYILGYGGLLLLGGRAADLMGRRQVFLIALGVFALASLLGGVVDSGPLLIASRFIKGLSAAFTAPAGLSIITTTFKEGPQRNRALSIYTTCAATGFSMGLVLSGLLTELSWRWTMLLPAPVALIALVAGLKLIPHSDRPEGKRHYDVPGAITGTGSMLLLVYTVVQAPEAGWASARTLLSFLAVAVLLTLFVRIEQRTASPLVRLGVLRSGTQVRTQLGAAAFFGSYVGFQFMVTQYMQSVLDWTALQTALAFLPAGVLVALSSTMIGSVVDRFGTARILAIGFAALVLAYALFLRISLTPQYAAVILPSMLLLGAACALVFPSLNIQATNGVDDSEQGMVSGLLNTSIQVGGAIFLAVVTAVITAGDRGDSPQDLLDSFRPGLMVVTGIALAGLLITLTGLRTKTDRQTLVVAGSAEDAAATQEPAKVAVGD